In Rhodopirellula bahusiensis, a genomic segment contains:
- a CDS encoding sulfatase family protein: MNCIRISLIAACLVLIAGAWPADQTQAKQPNVVFLLSDDQSWTDYGFMGHPHIQTPNIDQLAKSGLVYERGYVTAPLCRPSLASLATGLYPHQTGIRGNDPVMPTGLNRKTNKQVFASLRKQMTAPLHEQPSFIRSLKDNGYATLQTGKWWEEDPLDLGFTDAMTHGDVSRGGRHGDVGLQIGRTTMKPVYDFVDSAVEDEKPFFIWYGVFLPHAPHNAPDRLFNKYKDIAPNEPTARYWANVEWLDEGCGQIIQYLKDKGLYEDTIFVYTCDNGWVQDPNRMNTSIRSKREPVEAGIRTPIIITHPGAVKPQRDSSTLASNIDVAPTILKACGIEPPKEMSGLDLRDPEALRQRNRIFVDVYDHDSDLEQLDDIDNGLQARVVIDGWDKLIVRPSGKELYDLQEDPDDRNNLAAQDADKVQRLSSIVDEWLENTPAIGK; the protein is encoded by the coding sequence ATGAACTGTATCCGAATCTCCCTCATCGCCGCGTGTTTGGTCTTGATCGCCGGAGCTTGGCCCGCTGACCAAACGCAGGCCAAACAACCCAACGTTGTTTTCTTGTTGAGCGATGACCAATCGTGGACCGATTATGGGTTCATGGGACATCCGCATATCCAGACACCCAACATCGACCAATTGGCGAAGTCTGGTTTGGTGTATGAGCGAGGTTATGTCACAGCGCCACTTTGCCGGCCTTCCCTGGCAAGTCTCGCGACCGGTTTGTATCCGCATCAGACCGGAATTCGCGGCAACGATCCCGTGATGCCGACCGGCCTGAACCGCAAAACGAACAAGCAGGTCTTTGCATCGCTGCGGAAGCAAATGACCGCACCGTTGCACGAGCAGCCCTCGTTCATCCGGTCGCTCAAGGACAACGGCTACGCAACTTTGCAAACCGGAAAGTGGTGGGAAGAAGACCCGCTGGATCTTGGTTTCACCGATGCCATGACCCACGGCGACGTTTCGCGAGGCGGACGTCACGGCGATGTGGGTTTGCAGATCGGGCGAACCACGATGAAACCGGTGTACGACTTCGTCGATTCCGCCGTGGAGGACGAAAAACCATTCTTCATCTGGTACGGAGTCTTCCTGCCGCACGCACCGCACAACGCTCCCGACCGTTTGTTCAACAAGTACAAAGACATCGCTCCCAATGAACCAACCGCTCGTTACTGGGCCAATGTGGAATGGCTGGACGAAGGTTGTGGTCAGATCATTCAGTACTTGAAAGACAAGGGACTCTACGAAGACACGATTTTTGTCTACACCTGCGACAACGGCTGGGTGCAAGATCCCAACCGGATGAACACGAGCATTCGCTCCAAGCGTGAGCCCGTGGAAGCTGGGATTCGGACGCCGATCATCATCACGCATCCCGGGGCCGTGAAGCCTCAGCGAGATTCATCCACGCTTGCCAGCAACATTGATGTCGCTCCCACCATTCTGAAAGCCTGCGGGATTGAGCCTCCCAAGGAAATGTCCGGCTTGGACCTGCGTGATCCCGAGGCACTGCGTCAGCGAAACAGAATCTTCGTGGACGTCTACGACCACGACAGTGATCTTGAACAACTCGATGACATCGACAATGGCTTGCAAGCTCGTGTCGTCATCGACGGATGGGACAAGCTGATCGTCCGACCAAGCGGCAAAGAACTCTACGATCTCCAGGAGGATCCAGATGACAGAAACAATCTCGCTGCACAGGACGCTGACAAAGTCCAACGTCTGTCAAGCATCGTCGATGAATGGCTCGAGAACACGCCAGCCATCGGAAAGTGA
- a CDS encoding DUF1559 domain-containing protein, giving the protein MESTSQHPHRGTRVGFTLVELLVVIAIIGVLVGLLLPAVQAAREAARRMSCSNNFKQLGLALHNYHSAYNKLPMHGGGTHPTVATHPWVNTTTGNNMRLSMLVGLMPFVEQQGLWELIANPNDFDSDGTIDFPAMGPTPENIDYVPWATDVPTLRCPSDPGKGLPSLGRTNYAANLGDSTDYMRDGFVYVRNDSPVLPYAATSATSQRTNAAHRGMFVVHKLTQFRDVLDGLSNTIAMGELTTDLGDKDARTSLTSGGTYSTNNDHWTIVVTPNWCEQHLDPERPQFWRPEAPVVGATSGRGYRWASFNPVFSMVHTVRPPNSEICSAGAVNRNNLMSVSSRHQGGAHILMGDGAVKFITDSIEAGNQTNRMVYQWGTAAFNNAPGSESPYGLWGALGTRASREVIDGEF; this is encoded by the coding sequence ATGGAATCCACTTCCCAACACCCGCACCGCGGGACTCGCGTGGGGTTCACGCTGGTTGAGCTCCTCGTTGTCATCGCCATCATCGGAGTGCTGGTCGGCTTGCTTCTGCCCGCTGTCCAAGCCGCCCGCGAAGCCGCTCGACGGATGAGCTGCAGCAACAACTTCAAGCAGCTCGGTCTGGCCCTGCACAACTACCATTCCGCCTACAACAAACTGCCAATGCATGGCGGCGGAACCCACCCCACGGTTGCCACTCATCCGTGGGTCAACACAACGACCGGTAACAACATGCGACTGAGCATGCTGGTTGGATTGATGCCATTTGTCGAGCAACAGGGACTTTGGGAGTTGATTGCCAACCCGAACGACTTCGACAGCGACGGCACAATTGATTTTCCTGCCATGGGACCAACACCTGAAAACATCGACTACGTTCCGTGGGCAACCGACGTCCCAACGCTGCGTTGCCCAAGCGATCCTGGCAAAGGATTGCCTTCATTGGGACGGACCAACTACGCCGCCAACCTGGGCGACTCAACTGACTACATGCGTGATGGATTCGTGTATGTACGGAACGATTCGCCGGTTCTGCCATACGCAGCCACCTCGGCCACTTCCCAGCGAACCAACGCCGCCCATCGTGGCATGTTCGTTGTTCACAAGTTGACTCAGTTTCGTGATGTGCTCGATGGATTGTCCAACACCATTGCCATGGGCGAACTGACCACGGACTTGGGTGACAAAGACGCTCGAACCAGCCTGACCTCCGGTGGCACTTACAGCACCAACAACGACCACTGGACCATCGTTGTGACACCAAATTGGTGTGAGCAACACCTCGATCCCGAACGTCCTCAATTCTGGCGTCCCGAAGCTCCCGTTGTCGGAGCAACCTCAGGTCGCGGATACCGTTGGGCCAGCTTCAACCCAGTGTTCTCGATGGTGCACACGGTTCGGCCGCCGAACTCGGAGATTTGTTCCGCTGGTGCCGTCAACCGCAACAACCTGATGTCGGTGTCCAGTCGTCACCAAGGTGGTGCTCATATCCTGATGGGTGACGGTGCGGTCAAGTTCATTACCGATTCGATCGAAGCCGGAAATCAAACGAACCGTATGGTCTATCAATGGGGAACCGCGGCGTTCAACAACGCTCCTGGATCCGAAAGCCCTTATGGCTTGTGGGGAGCCCTGGGAACTCGTGCGTCACGCGAAGTCATCGACGGCGAATTCTGA
- a CDS encoding DUF1501 domain-containing protein: MHNHISSTSENRRRFLANAGMGLGTTALASLVLGPKLASAAAPSAASGAPSDIPTGCHFAPKAKRVIFLFMAGAPSQIDLFDYKPELVKQFNQPLPPSVSQGQRVTAMTRGKEQLIVPSRFGFSQQGESGMWMSDLLPHLSTQVDKLCFIDSMHTESINHDPGKTAFCTGTELPGKPSMGAWLSYGLGTLNKDLPDYIVMPSAYWSGKVNVQALYSRLWGSGFLPSKHQGTSFQTSGDPVLFLSNPSGIDPAIRRRMLDSLGDLNRKHFGEIGDPEIETTIAQQEMAFRMQTSVPELTDISDESPETLAMYGEEVNNPGSYARNCLLARRMAERDVRFIQLFHRGWDHHSKLPANLPGQCQDVDQPTTALLKDLEQRGLLEDTLVVFAGEFGRTVYGQGKLDMDTYGRDHHPRCFTALLAGGGVKGGIRHGATDEFSYNVVADPVHVRDLHATMLHLLGVDHKRLTFPFQGLEQKLTGVEPARVVKEIIA, from the coding sequence ATGCATAATCACATCAGCTCGACAAGCGAAAATCGTCGTCGGTTCTTGGCCAATGCCGGCATGGGACTGGGGACGACAGCGCTCGCATCGTTGGTCTTGGGACCAAAGCTCGCAAGCGCCGCGGCCCCCAGCGCCGCGTCCGGTGCACCATCCGATATCCCGACGGGTTGCCACTTTGCCCCCAAAGCAAAACGCGTGATCTTCTTGTTCATGGCGGGAGCTCCCAGCCAAATCGACTTGTTCGATTACAAGCCGGAACTGGTTAAACAGTTCAACCAACCGTTGCCGCCATCGGTCAGCCAAGGCCAGCGTGTGACCGCCATGACACGCGGCAAAGAACAACTGATCGTCCCCAGTCGCTTTGGTTTTTCGCAACAAGGCGAAAGCGGCATGTGGATGAGCGATCTGTTGCCACACCTTTCGACGCAAGTCGACAAGTTGTGCTTCATTGATTCGATGCACACCGAATCGATCAATCACGACCCGGGCAAAACCGCGTTCTGCACCGGAACGGAACTGCCAGGCAAACCAAGCATGGGAGCCTGGTTGAGCTACGGATTGGGAACGCTGAACAAGGACTTGCCAGACTACATCGTGATGCCATCGGCTTACTGGAGCGGCAAGGTCAACGTGCAAGCGTTGTACTCGCGTCTCTGGGGCAGCGGTTTCTTGCCGTCCAAGCACCAGGGCACCAGCTTCCAAACGTCGGGCGATCCGGTTCTGTTTCTTTCCAACCCCAGCGGCATTGATCCAGCGATTCGGCGGCGCATGCTCGATTCGCTTGGCGACCTCAACCGCAAACACTTCGGTGAGATCGGTGACCCCGAAATCGAAACAACCATCGCTCAACAAGAGATGGCGTTTCGGATGCAAACGTCGGTCCCCGAACTGACGGACATCTCCGACGAGTCTCCCGAGACACTGGCGATGTACGGCGAAGAAGTGAACAACCCGGGTTCTTACGCCCGCAACTGTTTGCTGGCCCGTCGGATGGCAGAACGCGATGTTCGCTTCATCCAGTTGTTCCATCGCGGGTGGGATCATCATTCGAAGCTGCCGGCGAACTTGCCCGGGCAGTGCCAGGATGTTGACCAACCGACCACAGCGCTGCTGAAAGATCTCGAGCAACGTGGATTGCTCGAAGACACCCTGGTGGTTTTCGCCGGTGAATTCGGCCGAACGGTTTATGGCCAGGGCAAATTGGACATGGACACCTATGGTCGCGATCACCACCCCAGGTGCTTCACTGCTTTGTTGGCAGGCGGCGGCGTCAAAGGCGGGATACGACACGGTGCGACGGATGAGTTCAGCTACAACGTCGTTGCCGACCCGGTTCATGTTCGTGACCTGCATGCCACGATGCTTCATCTTCTTGGCGTCGACCACAAACGGCTCACATTCCCGTTCCAAGGACTGGAACAGAAATTGACCGGAGTCGAGCCCGCTCGAGTGGTCAAAGAGATCATTGCCTAA
- a CDS encoding PSD1 and planctomycete cytochrome C domain-containing protein, which yields MPPVLMLAAALCTTVLGSLTPIRSHAEDVDRGTEDTESVFIADESSVSFSRDIRPLLSNRCFACHGPDADSREGGLRLDQPDGDEGAIGYAIEPHSVEDSEVWLRITADDESMLMPPPDSHLEPFNEEETELIRRWIESGAVYEDFWAFRAPERPQPPVTQHAEWSAQTVDQFVLRKLESQQRRPSEEADARTLLRRVTFDLTGLPPSREAIRQFESAYANSPELAWEELIDDLLSRPQFGEHIARHWLDLVRFADTNGMHKDFYRNHVAYRDWVIRSFNDDLPYDEFVRDQIAGDLYPQPTKDQLIASGFNRLHLIIDRGTALPEESHVKNVLDRVTAVGTAFMGLTVQCAQCHDHKFDPITQKDFFSLYAFFNNIDAQPETNPRKVVDGFQEPFARFPTDAQQAELDRLDAELAKLDQQIRSEEKQTNQPEEKLKSRLESLQKQRGQEQRDRDAVERSVEKAMVMKERDEVRKTFVLIRGQYDAPGEEVQRGVPGFLPPLKPQSETPSRMDLANWMVAPENPLTARVAVNRFWQLFFGVGLVKTSEDFGNQGEVPSHPELLDELAVSFVESGWDVKALLKRIVMSKTYRQSSRATPDEFKADAENRLLSRGPRYRLDAEMIRDQILFSSGLLSTRMHGPSVKPPQPDGLWKAVSMTGERFRPDQGESIYRRSIYTFWKRAMPPPQMTILNAPNRDACIARRERTNTPTQALLLLNESEYLRAARQLAQSTLAEPAEDRILFAYETVTAKLPDSKEVDVLQTLLNDLRDEYASSPKLVDDLCEGVSVDSPQDKVELAAWTVLCNTLYNLDITKTKD from the coding sequence ATGCCACCCGTCTTGATGCTGGCCGCCGCCCTTTGCACCACGGTTCTCGGTTCGCTAACGCCAATTCGCTCGCATGCTGAGGACGTCGATCGCGGGACCGAGGATACCGAATCGGTTTTCATCGCGGACGAATCATCGGTCTCGTTCAGTCGCGACATCCGGCCGTTGCTTTCGAACCGATGCTTCGCCTGCCACGGTCCAGACGCCGATTCGCGAGAGGGAGGTTTGCGACTGGACCAGCCCGATGGAGATGAGGGGGCGATTGGATACGCGATCGAACCTCACTCGGTTGAAGACAGTGAAGTTTGGCTCCGGATCACTGCCGATGATGAATCGATGTTGATGCCGCCGCCGGATTCACACTTGGAGCCGTTCAACGAAGAAGAGACGGAACTGATTCGGCGATGGATCGAAAGCGGTGCTGTTTACGAAGACTTCTGGGCTTTCCGAGCCCCAGAACGGCCCCAACCACCGGTGACCCAACATGCTGAGTGGAGTGCACAAACGGTCGATCAGTTTGTGCTTCGAAAGCTTGAGTCGCAGCAGCGTCGCCCATCAGAAGAAGCCGACGCGAGAACTTTGCTGCGACGAGTCACTTTCGATTTGACGGGGCTGCCACCCAGCCGAGAAGCGATCCGCCAGTTTGAATCGGCCTACGCCAACTCACCCGAATTGGCGTGGGAAGAATTGATCGACGACCTGCTTTCGCGTCCTCAATTCGGAGAACACATCGCCCGCCACTGGCTGGACCTGGTGCGTTTCGCTGACACGAACGGGATGCACAAAGACTTTTATCGCAACCACGTCGCCTATCGCGATTGGGTGATTCGGTCTTTCAACGACGACCTTCCGTACGACGAATTTGTTCGAGACCAGATCGCTGGCGATTTATATCCTCAGCCGACGAAAGACCAACTGATCGCATCCGGATTCAATCGGTTGCACTTGATCATCGATCGCGGAACCGCGTTGCCGGAAGAAAGTCACGTCAAGAATGTGTTGGATCGCGTCACCGCCGTCGGCACCGCATTCATGGGACTGACGGTTCAGTGCGCACAGTGCCACGACCACAAGTTTGATCCCATCACCCAGAAAGATTTCTTCTCGCTGTACGCGTTTTTCAACAACATCGATGCCCAACCCGAAACCAACCCGCGAAAAGTCGTGGATGGTTTCCAAGAGCCTTTCGCTCGATTCCCCACCGATGCTCAGCAAGCCGAACTGGATCGCCTGGATGCGGAATTGGCCAAGCTCGATCAGCAGATTCGCTCGGAAGAGAAACAAACGAACCAACCCGAGGAGAAACTGAAATCGCGTTTGGAATCGCTTCAAAAACAACGCGGTCAGGAGCAACGTGATCGAGATGCCGTCGAGCGTTCGGTCGAAAAAGCGATGGTGATGAAGGAACGCGACGAGGTCCGAAAGACGTTCGTTCTGATTCGCGGGCAGTACGACGCTCCCGGGGAAGAAGTCCAACGCGGCGTCCCTGGATTCCTGCCGCCGCTGAAGCCCCAATCCGAAACACCGTCCCGCATGGATTTGGCGAATTGGATGGTGGCTCCTGAAAACCCGCTGACCGCACGCGTGGCGGTGAACCGTTTCTGGCAACTCTTTTTCGGCGTCGGGCTGGTCAAGACGTCCGAGGACTTTGGCAACCAAGGCGAGGTCCCAAGCCATCCTGAATTGTTGGATGAATTGGCGGTGTCGTTTGTCGAGTCAGGATGGGATGTCAAAGCGTTGCTCAAGCGAATCGTGATGAGCAAAACGTATCGGCAATCTTCGCGAGCCACTCCGGATGAGTTCAAAGCGGACGCGGAAAATCGGTTGCTCAGTCGCGGCCCACGCTATCGGTTGGATGCCGAAATGATTCGCGATCAAATTCTGTTTTCGAGCGGACTGCTGTCCACGCGAATGCACGGACCGAGTGTCAAACCTCCGCAGCCGGACGGGTTGTGGAAAGCGGTTTCGATGACGGGCGAACGTTTCCGGCCCGACCAGGGCGAATCGATCTATCGTCGCAGCATCTACACGTTCTGGAAACGTGCGATGCCGCCACCGCAAATGACCATCCTCAACGCACCCAATCGTGACGCTTGCATTGCTCGCCGCGAAAGAACCAACACGCCGACCCAGGCTTTGTTGCTTCTCAACGAAAGCGAATACCTTCGGGCTGCCCGGCAATTGGCTCAGTCCACTTTGGCTGAACCTGCCGAGGACCGAATCCTGTTCGCCTATGAAACCGTCACGGCCAAACTCCCAGATTCGAAAGAGGTCGACGTTCTGCAAACGCTGCTGAACGATTTGCGTGACGAATACGCCAGCTCACCCAAACTGGTTGACGATTTGTGCGAGGGAGTGTCCGTCGACTCGCCTCAAGACAAAGTTGAACTCGCCGCTTGGACGGTGCTGTGCAACACGCTCTACAACCTCGATATCACCAAGACCAAAGATTGA